A window of the Deltaproteobacteria bacterium genome harbors these coding sequences:
- a CDS encoding response regulator transcription factor, translated as MSEDKYRVVIAEDYTILRKGLKALLMTYPRMEVVGEAQNGHEAIHQVETLKPDLLLLDLSMPRLNGLDAIREIKKKSTQTRILVLTVHKEEDYILAAFEAGADGYILKEASHNEFEVALDSVLSGKRYMSPDISEMVIEGYLLGKKSIKKETSWDTLTTREREVLKLVAEGHTSKKVAEILFLSVKTVDRHRANVMKKLNLHSTPALTALAIEKGLISR; from the coding sequence ATGAGTGAGGATAAGTACCGGGTGGTTATTGCCGAGGATTACACCATCCTGCGGAAAGGGCTGAAGGCCTTGTTGATGACCTATCCGCGGATGGAGGTGGTGGGTGAAGCCCAAAACGGACATGAGGCCATCCATCAGGTGGAAACGCTGAAACCGGACCTGTTGCTGCTGGACCTCTCCATGCCCCGTCTTAACGGTCTCGATGCCATCCGGGAGATCAAGAAGAAATCCACCCAGACCAGGATTTTGGTCCTGACCGTTCACAAGGAAGAAGATTACATCCTGGCGGCCTTCGAAGCCGGAGCGGACGGCTATATCCTCAAGGAGGCCAGCCACAACGAATTTGAAGTGGCCCTGGACAGCGTGTTGTCCGGTAAACGCTATATGAGCCCGGACATTTCCGAAATGGTTATTGAAGGCTACCTCCTCGGGAAAAAGTCCATCAAAAAAGAAACCTCCTGGGATACCCTGACAACCAGGGAGCGGGAGGTCCTGAAACTGGTGGCCGAGGGTCACACCAGCAAAAAGGTCGCCGAGATCCTTTTTCTCAGCGTCAAGACCGTGGACAGGCACCGGGCCAATGTGATGAAAAAGCTGAACCTCCACAGCACGCCGGCCCTGACGGCCCTG
- a CDS encoding GNAT family N-acetyltransferase translates to MNESTIKIRLMKVDDFDAVVGIDEKVLKASRPGYYEMKFERLFKSKEYLPTSLVAEENGTVIGFVMGELYMGEFGIFQEQATLDTIGVDPRYRHRGIGERLINEFMDHLKSLGVRKVNTLVDRDDSKLTHFFSANRFSPSKTINLERTL, encoded by the coding sequence ATGAATGAAAGCACCATTAAAATTAGACTCATGAAGGTTGACGATTTTGACGCAGTGGTCGGGATTGACGAGAAAGTCCTCAAGGCTTCCCGGCCGGGGTACTACGAAATGAAGTTTGAAAGGCTTTTTAAATCCAAAGAATATTTGCCTACGTCGCTGGTGGCTGAGGAAAATGGAACGGTGATTGGGTTTGTAATGGGGGAACTCTATATGGGAGAATTTGGTATTTTCCAGGAACAGGCAACCCTGGATACCATCGGCGTTGATCCCCGTTATCGGCATAGAGGTATCGGTGAGCGGCTGATCAATGAATTTATGGATCATTTGAAAAGCCTCGGCGTTCGAAAAGTAAACACCCTGGTCGACCGGGATGATTCCAAACTGACCCATTTCTTCAGCGCGAACCGATTCAGCCCCTCTAAAACCATTAACCTGGAAAGAACCCTTTGA
- a CDS encoding PaaI family thioesterase: MNKLQEHINSAKRAGSIEFFIEERNTDYVISRMPVTPGILNPFGTVQAGAMIWLADVTASVLAIEGQTIGDDGKGFPLAIDLHTTLVGNQKDGEIKAEARFVRRGRNILVIRTRITGKDNRLLAEVTTTHTKA; encoded by the coding sequence ATGAATAAACTGCAAGAACACATTAATTCTGCTAAAAGAGCCGGAAGTATCGAATTTTTTATCGAGGAACGAAATACGGATTACGTAATCAGCCGTATGCCGGTTACCCCGGGCATCCTCAACCCTTTTGGTACGGTTCAAGCCGGCGCCATGATCTGGCTGGCGGATGTTACCGCCTCGGTGCTGGCCATCGAGGGGCAAACCATCGGGGATGACGGGAAGGGGTTCCCCTTGGCGATTGATCTCCACACGACTCTGGTCGGTAATCAAAAGGATGGAGAAATTAAGGCTGAGGCCCGATTTGTCCGCAGGGGGAGGAATATTCTGGTTATCAGAACGCGTATTACCGGAAAGGATAACAGACTGTTAGCCGAAGTAACCACGACCCATACAAAAGCGTAG
- a CDS encoding GNAT family N-acetyltransferase, with translation MPDLPLAHTASAGGRPYGLIENVVTHKNYRRRGHGKAVLHHALNYAWSKGCYKVMLLTGRKDESTYRFYESAGFDQNAKQAFLAKPHPDE, from the coding sequence TTGCCGGACCTTCCCTTGGCCCATACCGCCTCCGCGGGCGGCCGGCCTTACGGCCTGATCGAGAATGTGGTGACCCATAAGAACTACCGAAGGCGCGGGCATGGAAAGGCCGTCTTGCATCATGCCCTCAATTATGCCTGGTCCAAAGGCTGTTATAAGGTCATGTTACTTACGGGTCGAAAGGATGAATCCACCTACCGCTTTTATGAATCGGCGGGTTTTGACCAAAACGCCAAACAGGCCTTTCTGGCCAAACCGCATCCGGATGAATAA
- a CDS encoding FAD-dependent oxidoreductase encodes MSKPTCLVFQTYNRLAELIDSGVLTHPRVKRRAEDLLDLLKDVCTGSSGPNHLQAILKSVATILIEEPEAFSGEIKRIVGEPLESHQEVFVSHIETHNCPTGDCDFLTPAPCQMACPAGIDVASYVGLIGEGRYAEAVEIIRRDNPFPWVCGLVCTHPCEFVCVRGRIDSPIAIMNLKAFAAERAVSERTYKNPPKAEDLGFKVAVVGAGPAGLTAAYYLALKGYRVTVIEALAQAGGMMMVGIPRYRLPREVIDREVAFIEELGVTFRFNTRLGRDTTIDQLRSEGFQAFFLSLGAHAAMDLGIKGEKDFPQVIDAISFLRHVSKGERHIPGKTAAVIGGGNVAIDAARSLIRLGCEDVLLLYRRTRSEMPANEEEVKQAEEEGVRLSFLTIPVEVLGADGKVTGLRCLRARLAEPDEKGRRRPVPVEGSDYVIELDAVISAIGQRIDPEGLDSVTDLHWTKWGTLIADTITSATSAEDIFSGGDLVTGPATVVEAIGAGKRAVEGIDRYLRGLPQPKMPPVPSRRMRAALSEVPAQTKMALRRPEMPFLGPERRRITFQQVELGYDEATARQEAKRCLRCDICKRCGKCVKICREQMGIDALQFGHVDFGTPGLTDFRITAERCILCGACAANCPTRAMTLEDREGERVLSLCGTVLCREKLETCHRCGAVVGPARYLEYVKKRTSAVQEAFAGSLLCEKCIRQLTAQSKSGITIP; translated from the coding sequence ATGAGTAAGCCGACCTGTCTGGTCTTCCAAACCTACAACCGATTGGCGGAGTTGATCGACTCGGGGGTTCTCACCCATCCCAGGGTGAAGCGAAGGGCCGAAGACCTTCTCGATCTGCTCAAGGATGTCTGCACCGGAAGCAGCGGCCCGAATCATCTGCAAGCCATCCTCAAATCAGTAGCCACCATCCTGATCGAAGAACCGGAGGCGTTCTCCGGAGAAATAAAGAGGATTGTGGGAGAACCCCTTGAATCGCACCAGGAGGTTTTCGTAAGCCATATTGAAACCCACAATTGCCCCACCGGCGACTGCGACTTCCTGACCCCGGCCCCCTGCCAGATGGCCTGCCCGGCCGGTATCGATGTGGCCAGCTATGTGGGTCTTATCGGCGAAGGTCGGTATGCCGAGGCCGTGGAGATTATCCGCCGGGACAATCCCTTTCCCTGGGTCTGCGGTCTGGTTTGTACCCACCCCTGCGAATTTGTCTGCGTCCGGGGAAGGATCGATTCCCCCATTGCCATTATGAATTTGAAGGCCTTTGCCGCGGAGCGGGCCGTTTCCGAAAGGACTTATAAAAATCCCCCCAAAGCGGAAGACCTGGGCTTTAAGGTGGCCGTGGTCGGTGCCGGTCCGGCCGGTCTGACTGCAGCTTATTACCTGGCCCTGAAAGGCTACCGGGTGACGGTCATCGAAGCCCTGGCTCAGGCCGGCGGGATGATGATGGTGGGGATACCCCGGTATCGGCTCCCCAGGGAAGTCATCGACCGGGAGGTGGCCTTTATTGAAGAATTAGGGGTAACCTTCCGGTTCAACACCAGGCTGGGGCGGGACACCACCATCGATCAATTACGATCCGAAGGCTTCCAGGCCTTCTTCCTGTCATTGGGCGCCCATGCTGCTATGGATTTGGGCATCAAAGGGGAAAAGGATTTCCCACAGGTCATCGATGCCATATCCTTTCTGCGCCATGTTTCCAAGGGTGAGCGGCATATCCCCGGTAAGACGGCGGCGGTGATCGGCGGGGGGAACGTGGCCATCGATGCCGCCAGGTCCCTGATCCGGCTCGGCTGTGAGGATGTGCTTTTGCTTTACAGGAGGACCCGTTCCGAGATGCCTGCCAACGAGGAAGAGGTGAAGCAGGCCGAAGAAGAGGGGGTAAGGCTCTCTTTTCTGACCATTCCTGTTGAAGTCCTCGGGGCTGACGGAAAAGTGACGGGACTCCGCTGTCTCCGGGCCAGGCTGGCCGAGCCGGACGAGAAAGGCCGCCGGAGACCTGTGCCGGTCGAGGGGAGCGATTATGTCATCGAATTGGATGCCGTCATCTCGGCCATCGGCCAGCGGATTGACCCTGAAGGTCTGGATTCCGTTACGGACCTCCACTGGACCAAATGGGGAACTCTGATAGCCGATACGATCACCTCGGCCACATCCGCAGAAGACATCTTCTCCGGAGGAGACCTCGTTACAGGACCGGCCACCGTGGTGGAGGCCATCGGGGCCGGAAAACGGGCCGTAGAAGGCATCGACCGGTATCTCCGGGGACTGCCTCAACCCAAGATGCCCCCCGTGCCGTCCCGGCGGATGCGAGCGGCCCTGAGCGAGGTCCCGGCCCAGACCAAGATGGCCCTCCGCCGGCCGGAGATGCCCTTTCTCGGTCCGGAAAGGCGCCGAATCACCTTTCAGCAGGTCGAATTGGGGTACGACGAAGCCACGGCCAGGCAGGAGGCCAAACGCTGCCTGCGCTGCGACATCTGCAAGCGCTGCGGGAAATGCGTTAAAATTTGCCGGGAACAGATGGGGATCGATGCCCTCCAGTTCGGGCATGTGGATTTTGGAACCCCCGGGTTGACGGATTTCCGGATCACCGCCGAGCGCTGTATCCTCTGCGGGGCCTGTGCGGCCAATTGTCCGACCCGCGCCATGACCCTGGAAGACCGGGAGGGAGAGCGGGTCTTAAGCCTTTGCGGTACGGTTTTATGCCGTGAAAAACTGGAAACCTGCCACCGCTGCGGCGCTGTGGTGGGACCTGCCCGGTACCTCGAATACGTAAAAAAGCGGACCTCGGCTGTCCAGGAGGCCTTTGCCGGCAGCCTTCTGTGCGAGAAATGCATCCGGCAGCTTACGGCCCAATCCAAATCGGGCATCACCATTCCCTGA
- a CDS encoding 4Fe-4S dicluster domain-containing protein, with product MSDYYLFHDSAKCIGCMSCEVHCKENKRLPPGPRLCRIETIGPKWVGNIPKVDFVFMPCYHCDRPWCVAACPTGAMQKRTGDGIVFVDHNLCVGCKACMRACPWGAPQWDPEKGKAVKCDYCLDRVDQGLEPACVAKCVTKCLHFGKPEEVVDARRMRHARAMAAMATEVTLRQPVNGPKAKPMKPKRKQAQDPVEGS from the coding sequence ATGAGTGATTATTATCTCTTTCATGATAGCGCGAAATGTATCGGCTGTATGTCCTGCGAGGTCCACTGCAAGGAGAACAAGAGACTTCCTCCGGGCCCCAGGCTCTGCCGTATTGAAACCATCGGTCCCAAATGGGTGGGGAACATCCCCAAGGTGGATTTTGTTTTTATGCCCTGTTATCATTGTGACCGGCCCTGGTGTGTAGCGGCCTGCCCCACAGGGGCCATGCAGAAAAGGACCGGGGACGGGATCGTTTTCGTGGACCACAACCTTTGCGTGGGCTGCAAGGCCTGTATGCGGGCCTGTCCCTGGGGTGCCCCCCAATGGGACCCGGAAAAGGGGAAGGCCGTCAAGTGCGATTATTGTCTGGACCGGGTGGACCAGGGTCTGGAACCGGCCTGCGTGGCCAAATGCGTCACCAAGTGTCTTCATTTCGGCAAACCTGAGGAAGTGGTCGATGCCCGTAGAATGCGTCATGCCAGGGCCATGGCCGCCATGGCCACGGAAGTAACCCTGCGGCAGCCTGTTAACGGCCCCAAAGCCAAGCCGATGAAACCGAAGAGGAAGCAGGCCCAGGACCCGGTTGAGGGGTCATAA